One genomic region from Gadus morhua chromosome 9, gadMor3.0, whole genome shotgun sequence encodes:
- the rassf10a gene encoding ras association domain-containing protein 10 codes for MEPEEGKLSVWVCREEKLVSGVSKRTTCADVVKVLLEDQNVQQGASASMLSGPPQSYCVVEKWRGFERILPNKTKILRLWSAWGEEQENVRFVLVKNEASLPNNGPRSAEARVVQSKDSSCPAGLGGVPLKGSAKAGWTAAAGANLSQQDKQRRVVRKAFRKLDKMNKKREETNVSKDKVSMEKMETLVHLVISQDHTIRQQIHRIKELDKEIERYEAKVHFDRIKRHGVNYVQDTYMVEMSAEIKTFSDCKRKAGWLDARGATTTEAVAQFEEYASRCEEMVRLEEELTEREALVESITGQLQEELNQRWMRRRREELGGRDAESLGGSADITLSVAAATAAPEPLPHPRAPPAAAEADVEGLSENDLALEEERIKTQLDTSLYIGLRLNTDLQTVKGDLDLSLDMWEAKEKELLDLLAKVETMEVERLNKELTVCEQGGAGTTVVVEALVSSSSSPAAMDKGSGWVDQARGLSSTCIMNDDDSDTGLSSMHSQDSDNPPVCESLV; via the coding sequence ATGGAACCGGAGGAGGGGAAACTCTCCGTGTGGGTCTGCCGGGAGGAGAAGCTGGTCTCCGGCGTGTCCAAACGAACCACCTGCGCCGATGTGGTCAAAGTCCTCCTGGAGGACCAGAACGTGCAGCAGGGCGCCTCGGCGTCCATGCTGTCCGGTCCCCCGCAGTCCTACTGCGTGGTGGAGAAATGGAGAGGCTTCGAGAGGATCTTACCCAACAAGACCAAAATCCTCCGCCTGTGGAGCGCTTGGGGCGAAGAACAGGAGAACGTGCGCTTCGTCCTAGTGAAAAACGAGGCGTCGCTGCCCAACAACGGACCGCGGAGCGCGGAGGCGCGCGTTGTGCAGAGCAAAGACAGCAGCTGTCCCGCCGGCCTCGGAGGGGTGCCGCTGAAGGGGTCCGCCAAGGCCGGCTGGACCGCCGCGGCGGGCGCCAACCTCTCGCAGCAGGACAAGCAGAGACGCGTGGTGAGGAAGGCCTTCAGGAAGCTGGATAAGAtgaacaaaaagagagaggagacgaaCGTCTCCAAAGACAAAGTCTCCATGGAGAAAATGGAGACGCTGGTCCACTTGGTGATTTCCCAGGACCACACCATTCGCCAGCAGATCCATAGGATCAAGGAGCTGGACAAGGAGATAGAGAGGTATGAGGCAAAGGTGCACTTTGACAGGATCAAGAGACACGGCGTCAACTATGTGCAGGACACATATATGGTGGAGATGAGTGCGGAGATTAAAACTTTTTCAGACTGCAAACGCAAAGCCGGGTGGCTGGACGCGCGCGGCGCGACCACCACGGAGGCGGTCGCGCAGTTTGAGGAATACGCGAGCAGGTGCGAGGAGATGGTGCGTCTCGAGGAGGAACTAACGGAACGAGAGGCGCTCGTGGAGAGCATCACCGGCCAGCTGCAAGAGGAGCTCAACCAGCGGTGGATGAGGCGGCGGCGCGAGGAGCTGGGGGGTCGGGACGCGGAGAGCCTCGGGGGCTCGGCCGACATCACCCTGTCCGTGGCCGCTGCTACCGCCGCACCTGAGCCCCTGCCCCACCCCCGAGCCCCTCCCGCCGCCGCAGAAGCAGACGTGGAGGGCCTGTCGGAGAACGACCtggcgctggaggaggagaggatcaAGACTCAGCTGGACACCAGTCTGTACATCGGCCTGCGACTCAACACGGACTTACAGACGGTCAAAGGAGACCTTGACCTCAGTCTCGACATGTGGGAGGCCAAGGAGAAGGAACTGTTGGACCTACTGGCAAAGGTGGAGACGATGGAGGTGGAAAGGTTGAATAAAGAACTGACCGTCTGTGAGCAGGGTGGCGCAGGGacgacggtggtggtggaggccctggtctcctcctcttcttctcctgctgCTATGGATAAGGGCAGCGGCTGGGTGGACCAGGCGAGAGGTCTGTCCAGTACGTGCATTATGAACGACGACGACTCGGACACGGGACTCAGTTCCATGCACAGCCAGGACTCAGACAACCCGCCCGTCTGCGAGTCACTGGTATGA
- the rpgrip1l gene encoding protein fantom: protein MSTFADETAADMPVKDITVTLSHFAPGPQDTSSGQNGRARQDIARVSREELEDRYLRLHDENLLLKQNNNTQEDKIKRLATKLVKLVKDRRRLEQLVTGAGAGGNGSRPAARARDVEMEEVMEELHEKVRGLQLENERLKQRLLVAKQQVQGQSRKPSPYGRVQSRVDTGRRRAREDSPSPSRLHQRGTRSVEEGGRPPTGMLPRYGHSLLEEARAEIRNLENVLESQRGQLEELERDSDLLREQLRRKEAEHHEALLELRQHHTDGQRSTVSSNVAMIRLQKQLAERASALTVLEGRFLQLQEGQKAMKASHQALMDKVEEVTGQLKQERQKSLGLENQLHSMNFSQIRTEEFHVRISDLEKERDLLKDNCDKLVNSALDVSQEQKWRLQEQQLRVQIGQLETALKADLTDKNQILDKIKDERDVNDRLTEEKKRLQIQFLEQKQQLEELNERLKFYTKESELGGGELSEALILIRARKARQSGDLSFLEQVEEEERGGGPQSSVWDLRAAHAETIQELEKTRGLLLIQNQINKDYQGELDALTRKMESDKMEYEVRLEHLAKLLDGRAAKVKKLEVQLKDIAYGTKPYVFKPDAAAVDPLGGEEPEVRLERGENVLELHVGRATLSSSALESLGDRRQPPALFCTYGFYDSELHATPVVDGRAGPDFNFTSRYVVRMDDFFMEYLHTSSLSVELHRAEGLAFRTLAVGTLRLRQLVEEDGKASGTLQLVGVSGEVQCFGSLEFWMRLKVPMQQTLRLYRERLSALGYINTALREERPADPHSSVNVLGVTVQRCSDLPTAGPREPSPYVFYKFYDFPYRDTPVAHDQRHPAFGHHVPYSVAMDADLDRYLKSEELQLYVLDYKEEQTDAYLGKARVPLLTLGHNKAISGEFELSSPSGTPAGHIEVTLSWKFPYRSPPGSTMTVEQATMVPQDTPGRPTPELQGEEEVEEVEEVVKQEDPPLAEERKPDGEVEVKEKDAKRLPDRPAPDHSSKAPLPKPRQITRIKEVPKKVSFLNTDEFNQQERGYPPEKRESSKLPPIQKGASEGTPIPPSSTHEDDEEEVSQFSEGQLIPASSQSYSEDSEMSEESIAEDIEGASSVVGGGQGDLSDSDDCIVPGQSSVGTKSSERLRVEIVSVNLKPESRAAHDPSVVRLFVEYSLLDLPSEETPLSLPKPAPGQSVHYNYSNVIHVDQENNRPRRELLRGVLEGRNPQMESIRFTLVSEPPEEEEQERECEDVGVAYLRIPDILEKQQDLMESRLNVVEVDDSSVVLGTLTVSVEALDALRSIMDDPEHDYTAVTHLQEET, encoded by the exons ATGTCTACATTTGCTGACGAGACTGCTGCTGATATGCCCGTGAAGGATATTACCGTAACCCTCTCTCACTTTGCACCTGGGCCCCAAG ACACCTCCTCGGGCCAAAATGGTAGAGCGCGTCAGGATATTGCTCGGGTGtcgagggaggagctggaggataGGTACCTGCGCCTCCATGATGAGAACCTGCTCCTCAAACAGAACAATAACACCCAGGAGGACAAGATCAAAAG GCTGGCCACCAAGCTGGTGAAGCTGGTGAAGGACCGCCGTCGGCTGGAGCAGCTGGTGACGGGCGCGGGCGCGGGGGGGAACGGGTCCCGCCCCGCGGCCCGCGCGCGCGacgtggagatggaggaggtgatggaggagctgcACGAGAAGGTCAgggggctgcagctggagaaCGAGAGGCTGAAGCAGCGGCTCCTGGTGGCCAAGCAGCAGGTGCAGGGGCAGAGCAGGAAGCCGAGCCCCTACGGCCGCGTCCAGTCCCGCGTCGACACGGGCCGCAGGAGGGCCAGGGAGGACTCCCCCAGCCCCTCTCGGCTGCACCAGAGAG GTACGAGGAGTGTGGAGGAAGGTGGCAGACCTCCAACGGGCATGCTTCCCCGCTACGGACACTCCCTGCTGGAGGAGGCAAGGGCAGAGATCAGAAACCT GGAGAACGTGCTGGAGAGCCAGCGGggccagctggaggagctggagagagactCCGACCTCCTCAGGGAGCagctgaggaggaaggaggcggagcacCACGAGGCCCTGCTTGAGCTCCGACAGCACCACACGGACGGACAGAG GTCCACGGTCAGCAGTAACGTGGCCATGATCCGTCTGCAGAAACAGCTTGCTGAGCGGGCCAGTGCTCTCACCGTGCTGGAGGGCAGGTTCCTCCAGCTGCAGGAG GGGCAGAAGGCCATGAAGGCCAGCCACCAGGCTCTGATGgacaaggtggaggaggtgacgggCCAGCTGAAGCAGGAGAGGCAGAAGAGTCTGGGACTGGAGAACCAGCTGCACAGCATGAACTTCTCTCAGATCAGAACTGAGGAG TTCCACGTTCGGATCAGCGatctggagaaggagagggacctGCTGAAGGACAACTGTGACAAACTGGTCAACAG TGCATTGGATGTATCCCAGGAGCAGAAGTGGCGCTTACAGGAGCAGCAATTGCGAGTTCAGATCGGACAGCTAGAGACGGCGCTGAAGGCCGACCTCACAGACAAGAACCAAATCCTGGACAAGATCAAGGACGAGAGAG ATGTAAATGACAGGTTGACTGAAGAAAAGAAGCGTCTTCAGATCCAGTTCCTGGAGCAGAAGCAGCAGTTGGAGGAACTGAACGAGCGTCTCAAGTTTTACACAAAG GAGAGTGAATTAGGTGGGGGCGAACTCTCAGAGGCCCTGATACTCATAAGG GCCCGTAAAGCCCGTCAGAGCGGTGACCTGAGCTTcctggagcaggtggaggaggaggagaggggcggggggcccCAGAGCTCGGTCTGGGACCTGCGGGCCGCACACGCCGAGACCatccaggagctggagaagacCAGGGGACTGCTGCTCATCCAGAACCAGATCAACAAGGACTACCAG GGAGAGCTGGACGCGCTCACGAGGAAGATGGAGAGTGACAAGATGGAATATGAAGTGAGGCTGGAACATTTGGCCAAACTACTGGACGGCAGGGCTGCTAAGGTCAAAAAGCTGGAAG TCCAGCTCAAAGACATCGCCTACGGCACCAAACCCTACGTCTTCAAACccgacgccgccgccgtcgACCCACTCGGGGGCGAGGAACCGGAGGTCCGCCTGGAGCGCGGGGAGAACGTCCTGGAGCTCCACGTGGGGCGcgccaccctctcctcctccgccctggAGTCCCTGGGCGACCGCCGGCAGCCCCCCGCCTTGTTCTGCACCTACGGCTTCTACGACTCGGAGCTGCACGCCACGCCAGTGGTGGACGGCCGCGCCGGGCCCGACTTCAACTTCACCTCGCGCTACGTGGTGCGCATGGACGACTTCTTCATGGAGTACCTCCACACGTCCTCGCTGAGCGTGGAGCTGCACCGGGCCGAGGGGCTGGCCTTCAGGACGCTGGCTGTCGGGACGCTGCGGCTGCGGCAGCTGGTGGAAGAGGACGGCAAGGCCAGCGGGACGCTGCAGCTGGTCG gCGTGTCGGGGGAGGTGCAGTGCTTTGGCTCCCTGGAGTTCTGGATGAGGCTGAAGGTGCCGATGCAGCAGACCCTCCGCCTTTACAGGGAGAGGCTGAGCGCTCTGGGCTACATCAACACCGCCTTGAGAGAGGAAAGACCT gcGGACCCCCATAGCAGCGTTAACGTCCTGGGGGTCACCGTGCAGCGCTGCAGCGACCTGCCCACCGCGGGGCCCCGGGAGCCCAGCCCCTACGTCTTCTACAAGTTCTACGACTTCCCGTACCGCGACACGCCCGTGGCGCACGACCAGCGTCACCCCGCCTTCGGCCACCACGTGCCCTACTCTGTCGCCATGGACGCCGACCTGGACCGCTACCTGAAGTCGGAGGAGCTGCAGCTGTACGTGCTGGACTACAAGGAGGAGCAGACGGACGCGTACCTGGGCAAGGCCAGGGTGCCCCTTCTGACACTGGGCCATAACAAGGCCATCAGTG GTGAGTTTGAGCTGAGCAGCCCGTCTGGGACGCCTGCGGGCCACATAGAGGTCACGCTCAGCTGGAAGTTCCCCTACCGCTCCCCACCAGGCTCCACCATGACTGTGGAGCAGGCCACCATGGTCCCCCAAGACACACCTGGCAGACCCACTCCTGAGCtccaaggggaggaggaggtggaggaggtggaggaggtggtgaagcaGGAAGATCCGCCTTTGGCAGAAGAGAGGAAGCCTGACGGAGAGGTGGAGGTTAAAGAGAAGGACGCTAAACGGCTCCCTGATCGCCCGGCCCCTGACCACAGCTCAAAG GCTCCGCTGCCCAAACCGAGACAGATTACCCGGATTAAGGAGGTCCCCAAGAAGGTGTCTTTCCTCAACACAGACGAATTCAACCAGCAG GAGCGGGGCTATCCCccagagaagagggagagctCCAAGCTGCCGCCCATTCAAAAG GGTGCCTCTGAGGGGACTCCGATACCTCCCAGCAGCACCCACgaggacgatgaggaagaggtgTCCCAGTTCTCCGAAGGCCAGCTGATCCCAGCGAGCTCCCAGTCCTATTCGGAGGACTCTGAGATGTCAGAGGAAAGCATTGCAGAAG acattGAAGGAGCCTCCTCAGTGGTGGGGGGAGGTCAAGGGGACCTCTCTGACAGTGATGACTGTATCGTCCCAGGGCAGAGCTCGGTTGGGACCAAG TCCTCCGAGCGCCTGCGTGTGGAGATCGTGTCGGTGAACCTGAAGCCGGAGTCGCGGGCGGCCCACGACCCCAGTGTGGTGCGTCTGTTTGTGGAGTACTCTCTCCTGGACCTGCCCTCCGAGGAGACGCCCCTGTCCCTGCCAAAGCCAGCGCCGGGCCAGAGTGTCCACTACAACTACAGCAATG TGATACACGTGGACCAAGAGAACAACAGGCCAAGGAGAGAGCTGCTGAGAGGTGTTCTGGAAGGTCGAAACCCTCAGATGGAAAG CATCCGGTTCACGCTGGTGAGCGAgcccccggaggaggaggagcaggagagggaatGTGAAGATGTGGGTGTGGCCTATCTCCGGATCCCCGACATACTGGAGAAACAGCAGGACTTGATGGAGAGCAGGCTgaacg TGGTGGAGGTTGACGACAGCAGCGTGGTGTTGGGCACTCTGACCGTCTCCGTCGAGGCCCTGGACGCCCTGCGCTCCATCATGGACGACCCCGAACACGACTACACCGCTGTGACCCATCTGCAGGAGGAGACATGA
- the rbl2 gene encoding retinoblastoma-like protein 2, with the protein MSDEDEFMQKARTGFEDLCRALNMDEEASSEAWKSYENINRNYTLEGSELHWLACALYVACRSSVPTVGKGTAEGNYVSLTRILRCSEQSLVEFFSKMKKWQDMASVPQDFRQSTEKLERNFTVSAVIFKKYVPIFRSIFKAPPEEPPRVHRSRKQRRHPCTVSEVFNFCWILFIHAKGNFPMISDDLVNSYHLLLCALDLVFTNALLCNARKDLLNPDFRGLPEEFGSKDYRPAPGSYCLLGKLCELNDGLVLEAKGVKEHFWKPFIKMLFHKRILKGREDTLTGFLDPMNFGDSFSSLSRVYEEHVLSTGSLDERIFTGEGANEDIGTPAPCLSGAPENQDSAAYRLHASLTATALKVSTPLSSRRYPPDPRLSSPVSSAIQSVGRLHSLLTGATQGPSAKLTQILRACARDPSDVISTRLKEMFQTFCQHYEDQSLEGPGMGKDVAVKFFRLGEALYYKMLEAIVEREKMILGEADLSGILEQDIFHGSLMACCLEIVIFSYRPPGDFPNILNIFKIQAYHFYKVIEVLVRAEQGLFREVVKHLNHVEETVVERLAWGSQSPLWDSLRNAKGQVPTCQEVMPPRYLEESEAAGGRSNSSPITPVTRGPDLSANSTLKGVSPSPTGLLDRYNSPPSAVAPHRRRLFVDTTDAQPTLVTVQIPLQGITFFPLQMIPGQGSTTLHPISAQALTGAISSPSPAPKPPSRPASVPLRKGSLSLFFRKVYHLASLRLRDLCSQLDISRELRQKIWSCFEYSLVHCTELLMNRHLDQLLMCAVYVMAKVTREDRSFQNIMKCYRTQPQACSTVYRSVLISESRRNLSDGSKVSKLKSPSTKTQEQGVNLRTPPSTPSSTSTPSTTSTPSTSSTSLMDQEERGDLICFYNQVYITPMRPFALRYSLSSPSAGAESPPLCPYPSVRCGAARRVQLSSKHCVYVSPHGTSGPATPPPRHNIYYYISNSPSDRLREINSMIRTGQSPSRKHSLPLEEEPEPKKACPENQSALLRRLQDVANDRSSSH; encoded by the exons ATGAGCGACGAGGACGAGTTTATGCAGAAAGCCCGAACTGGGTTTGAGGATCTGTGTCGAGCTTTGAATATGGACGAGGAGGCGAGCAGTGAGGCATGGAAAAGCTACGAGAACATCAACAGGAATTACACTCTGGAG GGGAGTGAGTTACACTGGTTGGCATGTGCCCTCTACGTGGCCTGTAGGTCTTCTGTGCCAACTGTGGGTAAAGGCACCGCTGAGGGCAACTATGTCTCCTTGACCAGGATCCTACGCTGCTCAGAACAAAG cctggtGGAGTTCTTCAGTAAGATGAAGAAGTGGCAGGACATGGCCAGCGTGCCCCAGGACTTCCGACAGAGCACCGAGAAGCTGGAGCGTAATTTCACCGTGTCGGCGGTCATCTTCAAGAAGTACGTCCCCATCTTCAGGTCCATCTTCAAGGCCCCGCCCGAGGAGCCGCCCCGGGTTCACCGCAGCCGCAAACAGAG ACGGCATCCGTGCACTGTCTCCGAGGTCTTCAACTTCTGCTGGATTCTATTTATCCATGCGAAAG GTAACTTCCCGATGATCAGTGACGACCTGGTCAACTCCTaccacctcctgctgtgtgcgTTGGACCTGGTCTTCACCAATGCCCTGCTCTGCAATGCCCGGAAAGACCTGCTCAACCCAGACTTCAGAG gCCTCCCAGAGGAGTTTGGCAGTAAGGACTACAGGCCGGCCCCGGGGTCCTACTGCCTGCTGGGGAAGCTGTGTGAGCTCAACGACGGCCTGGTCCTGGAGGCCAAAGGAGTCAAAGAACACTTCTGGAAGCCCTTCATCAAGATGCTCTTCCACAAGAGG aTCCTGAAAGGCAGAGAGGACACCTTGACAGGTTTCCTTGACCCAATGAACTTCGGAGACAGTTT TTCCTCTCTGAGCCGGGTGTACGAGGAGCACGTCCTGTCCACCGGCAGCCTGGACGAGAGGATCTTCACCGGGGAGGGGGCCAACGAGGACATCGGCACCCCGGCGCCGTGCCTCAGCGGAGCGCCGGAGAACCAGGACAGCGCCGCCTATAGGCTGCACGCTAGCCTCACC gccacggccCTGAAGGTCTCCACACCGCTGTCCAGCAGGAGGtaccccccggacccccggcTGTCCTCTCCTGTGTCCTCAGCCATCCAGAGTGTGGGCCGGCTCCACAGCCTGCTGACAGGGGCCACACAGGGGCCCAGCGCCAAACTCACCCAGATCCTCAG AGCCTGTGCTAGGGACCCCAGTGATGTCATCAGTACGAGACTGAAGGAGATGTTCCAGACCTTCTGCCAACACTATGAGGACCAGAGCCTGGAGGGCCCGGGGATGGGGaaag ACGTGGCAGTGAAGTTCTTCCGGCTGGGGGAGGCGCTGTACTACAAGATGTTGGAGGCCATcgtggagagggagaagatgaTCCTGGGAGAGGCCGACCTCTCT GGCATCCTAGAGCAGGATATCTTCCATGGTTCTCTGATGGCCTGTTGCCTGGAGATCGTCATCTTCTCCTACAGACCGCCGGGAGACTTCCCAAACATCCTCAATATCTTCAAGATCCAGGCCTACCACTTttacaag GTGATCGAGGTCCTGGTGCGGGCCGAGCAGGGCCTGTTCCGCGAGGTGGTGAAGCACCTGAACCATGTGGAGGAGACGGTGGTGGAGAGGCTGGCCTGGGGCTCCCAGTCCCCGCTCTGGGACTCTCTCCGCAATGCTAAGGGCCAGGTCCCCACCTGCCAGGAG GTGATGCCCCCCCGCTacctggaggagagcgaggcggcGGGCGGCAGGTCCAACAGCTCCCCCATCACCCCCGTCACCCGTGGACCCGACCTCAGCGCCAACAGCACCCTCAAAG GTGTGTCCCCGTCTCCCACCGGCCTGCTGGACAGGTACAACTCCCCCCCCAGCGCCGTCgccccccaccgccgccgcctgtTCGTGGACACCACGGACGCCCAGCCCACCTTAGTCACGGTGCAGATACCCCTGCAAG GGATCACCTTCTTCCCGCTCCAGATGATCCCGGGCCAGGGATCGACCACGCTGCATCCCATCTCGGCCCAAGCTCTGACGGGGGCCATTAGCAGCCCATCCCCTGCCCCCAAACCGCCCAGCAGACCGGCCAGCGTGCCGCTGAGGAAGGGCTCCCTGTCGCTGTTCTTCAGGAAG GTGTACCACCTGGCCAGCCTGCGGCTCAGAGACCTGTGCTCCCAGCTGGACATCTCCCGTGAGCTGCGGCAGAAGATCTGGTCGTGCTTCGAGTACTCGCTGGTCCACTGCACTGAGCTCCTGATGAACCGCCACCTCGACCAGCTGCTCATGTGTGCCGTCTACGTCATGGCCAAG GTCACCAGAGAAGACAGATCTTTCCAGAACATCATGAAGTGCTACAGGACCCAGCCGCAAGCCTGCAGCACC GTCTACAGGAGTGTCTTGATCTCAGAGAGTCGGAGGAACCTTTCAGATGGCAGCAAAGTCAGCAAGCTGAAGTCCCCTAGCACCAAAACCCAAGAGCAGG GTGTCAATCTgagaacccccccctccaccccctcctccacctccaccccctccaccacctccaccccctccacctcctccacctctctgatggaccaggaggagcggggggacCTGATCTGCTTCTACAACCAGGTCTACATCACGCCCATGCGGCCCTTTGCTCTGCGATACTCCCTGAGCTCTCCCTCCGCAGGG GCGGAGTCCCCTCCCCTGTGTCCGTACCCCAGCGTGAGGTGTGGTGCGGCCCGCCGTGTGCAGCTGTCCAGTAAACACTGCGTTTACGTCTCGCCGCACGGGACTAGCGGCcccgccacgccccccccccgccacaacATATACTACTACATCAGCAACAGCCCGTCGgac CGCCTCCGGGAGATCAACAGCATGATCCGCACGGGGCAGAGTCCCAGCAGGAAGCACAGCCTGCCCCTGGAGGAAGAGCCAGAGCCCAAGAAGGCGTGTCCAGAGAACCAATCGGCACTGCTCCGCAGGCTGCAGGACGTGGCCAACGACCGTAGCTCCTCCCACTGa